Proteins encoded by one window of Lepeophtheirus salmonis chromosome 3, UVic_Lsal_1.4, whole genome shotgun sequence:
- the LOC121114209 gene encoding V-type proton ATPase 16 kDa proteolipid subunit c, whose amino-acid sequence MTEENPIYAPFFGVMGATAAMVFSAMGAAYGTAKSGTGIAAMAVMRPEAIVKSSIPVVMAGILAIYGLVVAVLIAGKVGKPAEYSLFLGFVHLGSGLSVGLSGLAAGYAIGIVGDAGVRGTAQQPRLFVGMILILIFAEVLGLYGLIVAIYMFTLG is encoded by the exons ATGACAGAAGAAAATCCTATCTACGCTCCTTTCTTTGGTGTTATGGGCGCAACAGCCGCCATGGTCTTTAGTGCCATGGGCGCAGCTTATGGTACTGCCAAGTCAGGTACTGGTATTGCAGCGATGGCTGTTATGCGGCCCGAAGCTATTGTCAAATCTTCCATTCCTGTCGTTATGGCGGGTATCCTTGCCATTTATGGACTTGTTGTCGCTGTCCTTATCGCCGGAAAGGTGGGAAAACCTGCAGAATACTCTCTTTTCTT AGGGTTTGTGCATTTGGGATCTGGATTATCTGTCGGATTATCTGGACTCGCAGCTGGTTATGCTATAGGTATAGTGGGGGATGCTGGGGTTCGAGGTACGGCGCAGCAACCGAGACTCTTTGTTGGAATGATTCTAATCCTTATTTTCGCTGAAGTATTGGGTCTTTATGGATTGATTGTAGCCATTTATATGTTTACATTGGGCTAA